From the genome of Medicago truncatula cultivar Jemalong A17 chromosome 2, MtrunA17r5.0-ANR, whole genome shotgun sequence:
GGAAAGTCAGCTAGATCAGTAAGATATATTAATGTAAACTCAGGTATCTGCATACCTTTAAAATAGATCTGTCATATGTACGCGATCTTAGAGCTCCATAAAAGTCCAATGCTGCCGGTATCAAAATAAGAGTGCGTTTAAGTTTTGAAATTCATATTACAAACTTTTAAGATTGTTtgtttaaacttaaaaaaaaaaaaaaaaaatatgaagaagaaaacagATTTCTGCTTATTGAGTCAAGTCAgtcaacaaccaagccttatcccactaagtggggtcggctacatagATCAAATTCTGCTTACTTTGAGTCGCCTAtgagaaaaaacaaataattgaaactatttcaaaagaaaagtgTTTTTTCTGTACAAACAAGAAACACATTGTTTCTggtttacaaaaaaattatttaaaaataaattacttgtttaaacaacattaaaataaaatcccaaCTATGGATCCTAAATGAGAACAGACCTAATATCTCGGTACAAATTTGGTAAACGAGGAAAATAAGTTAGTTAAGATAAAGAATGAGAGTGATAAAAGAAGGGCACTCTAAAGGAAATATCAGTCACAGTAATAAGCATAGAATAAAATAGGCAGCATGACATATAAATAAACAACTGCAAGATTTTCTATCGTACTACTTAATTTATATCTAATAATAACATATACCTTCTTACTACTCCTGTTTTAACAACATAACAGATAAATAGAACTTTTCTGAACCAACATGGCATACGAATAAGTACCTTGATTAGGAAAAGTTTTCACAACTTTTTCAACTTCATCCCTGGATATGCCATCTTTCTCATACATTCTTTGAACAATATTCAGTATATCTTCCTGGTTAGGCTGCCTGTGTCACATTTACAACAACATTTCAGGGAAGAATGACATAGCTTACCTAGTTTCATTTCATGAAATCAGATACTTCAGAGTCATTGCATTAGCAATGTGATAGATGAGGTAATCATGCTAAACATAGCTTTATCAATCACATCGATCATGAAATTTCATTCCACAGTACTAAGCAAAAATTCAACCAAAACATTTAAACCAGCAATGCACCTGGCAAAAACTACCATAATTAAAATACATGAATGGCAAGCAATAATCCTagaataagagaaatgataatttACCAGTAAAATTTATCCATCCTTCCATCGCGTATCAATGGAGCATAAATAGTTGAAAGATCATTCCCTGTTACAATGATTGGAATTCTGTTTGTGACATCTGCTTCTCGCCAATCTTGACCAATACTAACTCGTGTAGGATTGTCACATAGATTCATAAGAGTCCCAACAACAATTTGATTGTTGACTGTCATTTGAGTATTCCCTATATTAAAACAGGAAAAGTATGTCCAGTAAGGGTTGACCGCTGAGCAAATAACTGAAACACTAGGAGACGCAATGCAAGGCACGCACACACAAACTATAGTCTAATGAACGAAAAGGGCGATATGgaataaaatttacaaataatcattttattttatttttctctatctGATCAGATGTTAGCTTACCAAATCGACCAAGACCAGCATCAATGTCATTGATCATTAAACAGCTCATCTTACCCTGTATCAAGAAAGCAAATGTAGACTATAGTTCAGCAAATTAAGGAAATGCGGAATCATTGTTGGACTAATAAATATTGATCCACATGAAAAATTTCGACATActgaaaaggtaaaaaaaaagtcGTAACTTGATTCTGGACGACTTTAGAAGCAGTTCTATAGCGCTCACGAATCAATCTTCCAGGCTCACCAGCATTTTCAGATTCAAGTTCCCCAGCAGACATGATAACAGGTTCAACTCCCATGGCACGAAAGATAAGTTCAGTTTGAAAAGTTTTACCTTGACCTTTACCACCCCAAATACCAAGAATTAAAGGAACTTTAGCATTGAGAAGATGAGAAAGGTAGTTTTTGGTAATGTGAGTAACAACTTTGTCCATGAAAAGAGGAGCGATGTAATAATCTCCTTGAAGGTATTGAAATGATCTAGTGACTTTCTGACGATAATCAAAGACAATGTCGGAGTCTCTGCCGAGAAAATTGCCGGCGAAGACATCGTCAATGATACCGGCACGTTGACCAACGGCGATGTTCATGTTATCAGCTTCAGCGCCAAGTCTGTAGAGATAATCTCTTCCTTCAGAATCCTTAGTTTCCCAAGAAGACTGCTCTGataactttttcttcttttcatcatCACTGTTACAGCAGCGAACACATGAGAATCGCAGCGAATGCGATGGTTTTTTGAATGAGAATGAATTAGAAGAAGTTGGAATAACTGATAAGTACGGCGGTCGTACAAGTAATAGCAGCTTCGCCATCAGTTCAGGAATCCCTTTCCATTCTCCGCcacataacaacttaacaaccaAATCCTAATCATTTTCCGTTCCTTATCTTCtctattttttggtcaagtattTTTCCATCTTATTTAAATTACTTATCAaaattcatagtttttttttttttttttgtgttggccgaggttca
Proteins encoded in this window:
- the LOC25488006 gene encoding ribulose bisphosphate carboxylase/oxygenase activase, chloroplastic, giving the protein MAKLLLLVRPPYLSVIPTSSNSFSFKKPSHSLRFSCVRCCNSDDEKKKKLSEQSSWETKDSEGRDYLYRLGAEADNMNIAVGQRAGIIDDVFAGNFLGRDSDIVFDYRQKVTRSFQYLQGDYYIAPLFMDKVVTHITKNYLSHLLNAKVPLILGIWGGKGQGKTFQTELIFRAMGVEPVIMSAGELESENAGEPGRLIRERYRTASKVVQNQGKMSCLMINDIDAGLGRFGNTQMTVNNQIVVGTLMNLCDNPTRVSIGQDWREADVTNRIPIIVTGNDLSTIYAPLIRDGRMDKFYWQPNQEDILNIVQRMYEKDGISRDEVEKVVKTFPNQALDFYGALRSRTYDRSILKWVDDIGGAESFASKFLKRRKDQNLPVFIPPEQTIDALLESGYSLLKEQQLIMETKLSKEYMKNIED